GAACTGGATGAAacattttcatgaagaaatctaAAACATTCCTATAATTATAATTCTCCATGAAAATGGAAGTTTATGATTATTgagtcaacttttttttttttttggtgtgtGTATGCACTTGAGAATCAGAAGGTTACacagaaagagtgattcagaaaTCATTCCAAAGGGCAAAACAACATGCATGCCTGCAGGAAAAAGCATTCATTAGAGGTTATTGATTATGGGATTCGATACCCAAAGGTTACCATCATATCCAAGAAGAGAATATTTTTGACATCTTATCGACGACGACAACAACCCGTCTCCGAATGAAATTTACGGAGAGTGGTGATGGATGGATTGaataaaaagtaataataatattattattattcctggCTTGGCTTTTGATTCCAGTTTCCGGAAAACCAGAATAAGTGGCTTACAGTTTGGTTTAAACGCGTTTATTTGTTAGCTAGTCGGTTTCATGTTGCTCCATAATTCAATTCCATGTCCCTCAACCTTTTTGTCTGCTTTTTAATAATCCACTTCCAGACCAAATTTTTGGACCACTTGCCAACTTTGCATGTACCCTCTAAAGCATCTGTCTGCACAATATATTGTATATCAATACATGTGTCGTTTAATGTAATTTTCAAGTTTCTTCTTACTGGGGTCAACAATCAGGAGAGGAGGGGCAGCCATCCTCTTGgcccaaattttatttttagttcttttcaaatattaataattcaattcaattttttaattaattatttatttgtggTCCCTTTTAAAAGTAATTTATTAATTTCTTGGTAAATAACTTTCACCTTTCAAAATATTGGATGTACTGAGATTTTGAAGTCCAAAACAATTTTTGGATCATCGAAATTCATaaatacatttttttttttaaaaaaatctatttttttaagtAAAGATAGAAACCCTCAACAACATAATTAAGAGGCAAAATGAGTAACCATCACCCTAAACCTAATGATTTAAACACCAGCCTGTCAATATTATATTACAATCCCTCAAGAAATTTATGTAACAAGTAAGaatattgaagaaaaaaaaaagtaaagaaaaaagtTGGTATcatccttttaaaattttatgctaAAAGGAagtgttcattttttttttttttggctatcTTTGTAGGTCATGAGcactttttctaaaaaaaaaagatgagcctGTTTATGCCTTTGTGATATAAATCTATATAAATTTGCTGGAATCTAGTATATATGTGACtaattcttttcaaaaaaaaagtatatatttGACTAATGGGACCAACAACTTGTTGTTTGTACATACTTGGTTCTCCTTACCATTTTTATAATATAAGTAGAAGAAAACAATCATATATTGAGCATCTAACTTAattggatttaaaaaaaaaaaaacatatttgtATTCCCTTATATATGAATTTAAACGATATAGTATGattctttaaatatataaaataaaagaaattacaCATATTAATATTTGAATGctataaaatacaataaaataaattcaagAGTCAAATAACTTTCAAATGATACTTTTGTTTCATGgataaagtaaaaaataaaataattccttaatttttttaaaaaaggaggCTTTTTAAGTAAAATAATCAAAGCTAAAAGTTAGTGACTTTTTGAAGaatgatttaaaaaataaatctttTGAAAACTGACCAATGACCATTTATGTGATTgaggtatatttatatataaactgGACCAAGCATTGATTGTTAGTGGCGAATATCAGTATCCAGCCATTATACTAAACACAATTTATAATCTCTCGTCTTCCTCGATCGCCTCTcatgcatctttctttttaagaACATATTTTCTGTGTTTTTCTTTTGGCAAGTGGCCATCAGAATCTTGAGCTGCTGGAAGCTACTCATGGGTTTCTGAATTTTCACGACACGGTTTAATCAGCTGAGTCAGGTCGGATCGTGTTATAAAAACAAGTTTTTTAATCATGTCGTTAACTTACTACTCTCAAATGCGTTTCGTAAGTTTAGGGTTTGTTTGCTTGGTATAAAAAAGCATATGGAAAATGATTTTTaataaatgtattttttttaaaatgataaatgatTTTGTATAAAATATCTTatctttgataaatttatttaaaattatttttcaaaatttattttagtgaAACAAATACAATACTAATGAATTTTTATTCATAATTGATCTAGAGAATGAAGtttgtttattaatttaattaataaacaacATTGGTTTGAAATGATTTTTTagcaatataaaaaataaaatttaagtaatatgtataagggttaaaatgtaaatttgtcaCCATATTATCagtaaatattgaaatttgacactataatttattttgaataatatttatCAGTATACTTTGAAAGTATGGTTCAATTCGCTATACAGcttttattttattgaattttatCACTAAACTTTGTATTTTACCtaagtttattttttaattaaatttatcatttaCGTCTTGTTTgattaaatgttgaaaattttcaattggaTTAATATTTTTAACAACTTAATTTTTTAAACACGTTTGATAACTCATAATGAAAACTATAAGATAAGATTTTTTCCATAAAAGattcaattgtttttattttattttatttcatttaagacTATATtatcttttataaaataatttaattagactcaatatataattttaagtaatacacaaaacaaaatttataacttaaaCTCAACATTTAATTTTTCAGTATTTTTTCCAATACACCGAACATAGCCTCAAAATTGATTTTGatgatttaaaataacttttGACAAGAAAAATGttatttgaaatattttgttttaacaGTTAACTATTAGTTAATTAatagtatattatattaattaattattaattattaatataatattaatttattattttaagcaataaattaatatttaaatattttattaaatttttcttcaatttattttaaattaaaattgaatagtaaaagacaaaatttaatcaaacaataataaagggcaaaattcagaataaagttaaaatataatGATGAATTTATTTTTAGCTCAAAAGTATAATGAAGAATATGGCAAATTTCTGCTTTCAGAAAAATTTGTAATATAACCAGAAAAATATCCAAATACAAATTTTATACCAAACAAACATTCCCTTAAACTCACATTCGTATATACAAAAGAGTAAAACTTCCAAAAAAAGTATATACAAAAGAGTAGATTTTATAGCGATGCAGGAAACGGCCCAACAGGCTGAATTGGGTTGTGACACAAACAGTCCAACTTCCAAGCACCGGCTTTTAAGTTGTTTTCGGACTGTACGGCCACTAATAATAAAGTGTAGGGCATTAGACTTGGCAGGTTTTTTGGGCTGCTGCTGGGCAGTGTTTCTGAACAAGTTATTTTCAATTATTTGCTTtccataataataaaaataatactaataattaaaagtcattaacatgtgtttagaaggaaatagggaaataaaacaaacaaatgaaCTGGGTCCCTACCCCCAAAAATTGCATTACCTTACAGTCCCGGAAACCAGTTAAAACAGTTGCATCACTTGTAATGGTATGTCAACTGATAAGACACCaaaaaggagaagaaaaaaaatgcttTCATATCATTTAATGGCAAGGGCCATGAAATTTgagcatctttttttttttcttcccaaaaAAGTGAGTTCCATTAAGTAGCATATCTCAAATATTTTAAAACATCGGAATGTATCAATTTGCTAGTTATTGTCTGTCAGATATGATTTTACAGCATGATACCACAAGGCAGTGAAGGCACTCTAAGGTTGGGTTTAGTGACCAGGGTCTGAGGGCTGAAATTATATAGAAATTCCGCCACTATCTCCGTACTAGGACCTGATACAAGCTTTTCCCATGCCTCATCTGCATCCTTACCACGCCTGCGGAAAACCTCCGTGGCATCCACCATGTGTATCTTCCAGTTCTTCTTGTTCCTCAGCCGGTGAATCTTCTCCAATTGCCGACAAGCTAATTTGCAGGTATTCCTTTTGATTTCTTGTATTGCTTCTTGCAGCAGTTTACCACGTTGTTGTTTGTCCAAATATGGTTCGGCTCTGAAGTAGCGGTCAAATTCAGGGACTCCAATGGCTTTCCTAATCCCCACTGCGTAATTGGCATTGGCGTCGAAGAAACTCCTTACCTCATCGACCATCCCCATTTCCACCATCTTATCTACTCGCTCCGATACGTACTGGTGGAGCACCGGCATTGCTACATCTACACATAGGAAACAACATTCGTACCTAGATCGGAACCGAAAGTCCTCATCGTCAACTAAGGCCTCGATGTATGAATTCGAGCCCCCGGCTATGATCGGAACCTGGCTGCGGGACAAAATCGAATCCATGGCATGTGAAGCCATGTCAACAAAATCCGTTGCCGTGAAATCTGTGTAGGGACTTA
This is a stretch of genomic DNA from Gossypium arboreum isolate Shixiya-1 chromosome 11, ASM2569848v2, whole genome shotgun sequence. It encodes these proteins:
- the LOC108472909 gene encoding adenylate isopentenyltransferase 3, chloroplastic-like — translated: MIVSLSLCKQTMSLLDIPSGVLKSNFFRPRLEKEKVVILMGATGTGKSRLSIDLATRLPAEIINSDKIQVHAGLDIATNKIPEEERCGIPHHMLGVISPYTDFTATDFVDMASHAMDSILSRSQVPIIAGGSNSYIEALVDDEDFRFRSRYECCFLCVDVAMPVLHQYVSERVDKMVEMGMVDEVRSFFDANANYAVGIRKAIGVPEFDRYFRAEPYLDKQQRGKLLQEAIQEIKRNTCKLACRQLEKIHRLRNKKNWKIHMVDATEVFRRRGKDADEAWEKLVSGPSTEIVAEFLYNFSPQTLVTKPNLRVPSLPCGIML